The Clostridiales bacterium nucleotide sequence TGTTTCTTCTTTCGATGTCGTGCCGCAATCCACGGTTATTATAAGTTCTACACCCATATCCGCTATTTTTTCAACGGCATTCATATTAAGCCCATATCCCTCGTCGACCCTGTCCGGTATATAATATTCTATATTTTTATCGATGAGCGCAAACGATTTATATAATATGGATGCGGCTGTCACGCCATCCGCATCATAGTCGCCATATATAACTATTTTTTTATTGCCGTTCAATGCATCCCTTATAACTTCTATCGATTCTTTAAAATCTGGAAGAAGAAAGGGATCATGCATATCCTCTATACTTGGTGAAAGAAATCTTTTTATTTCCTCTTTGCTTTTAATCCCCCTGTTTTTTAATATTCTATATATAACAGGATTTAATTTGCATTCATCAGAAAATATTTCATCTTCAACACTAGGTCTATCAAGTATTACCCAGCGTTTTTTGTTTTGCATGTTAGCCCTCCGAAAAATTTTTTTTTACATAATCATTATATTTTATACAGTATTGCATGTAAAGCGTAAAATAGAATGTACTTCAATTCGTAATTTGAGATTATGTTATTTTGAGCGCTCATTCGCCAGATTCAAGCTTTGTAAGTTCCAAAGCCTGCAATATGTGCATGTAATAATGAGAATGCAGCATGAAGAAAGACACAACTTAAGTTTCATAAAATCGAACCTGAAACGAAAGCTGTGCCTTATAAAATTCAAATATATTTATGCATTTGCAAGGCTTTTACGTTTATCGGCATTTTTCCATAATACCCAGATTGGGCTTGCTATGAATATCGAAGAATAGCAGCCGCTTATTATTCCTATTATAAGAGGCAGCGCCAGTTCCTTTACAGCGCTGACGCCGATAAAGTAAACAGCGGTAATAGTGAACAGCGTCGTCAAAATAGTATTAATCGAACGGGCCATTGTTTGCGTTATGCTTACATCAGCAAGTTCCTCATAGCTTACCCTCTTCATGAATCTCATATTTTCCCTTATCCTGTCGAACACTACAATCGTATCATTTATCGAATAACCAAGGATTGTAAGTATCGCTGCGATAAAAGAGCTGTTTACTGGGATCTGCAGTATTGCATATACGCTCAGCGTTATCAATATATCATGAATCAACGCCAGTACTGCCGCCACCCCAAACCTTATCTCAAATCTGACTGCCACATACAAAAGCATAGCAATTGATGCGATTACAATAGCCAGTATGGCATTCTGCCTTAATTCCCTGCCGACGGATGGGCCGACGCTCTCGGTCGTCCATGTGTTAGGGTCGATATTATACTTTTTGCTTATATCGGCTTTCAGCTGCTCCATTTTTTGAGTCTGTTCATTTGCCAGATTCCCGCTCCTTATGACTATACCGGTGCTGTCTACAGTGCTCACTTGGGCATCGTCCGTATATTTTGAAGTCATCTGCCTTATGGAACTTATATCTTCATAATTGATTGTTTTTTTAAGGTCTGCCTGAAGCACGGCACCGCCGCCGAACTCTATTCCATACTTAAGCCCCTTCACAGCCAAAAAGCCCATACCGACACATATTATTAAAATGGAAAAAGTAAACCAGATTTTAGTCTTTTCGATTATTTTAAACATGTCCATATACCCTCCTTAAGCGCCAAAATACTTAGGATTGTCGAATACCTTTATGTTTATGACAAGCCCCAGCAGGAATTTTGTAACTGTGATTGCCGTAAACATGCTCGCCACGACACCTGTTATCAAAGTTACCGCGAATCCCTTGACAGGTCCAGAACCTAATATTGCAAGGACAATCCCTGCGATAATCGTTGTAACATTGGAATCTATTATCGATGTCATCGCCCTGTGAAATCCTGCATTAAGCGCAGCATGAAGGGTCTTCCCTGTCTTCAGCTCTTTCCTTATCCTTTCAAATATAAGTACATTTGCATCGACGGCCATACCTATGGTAAGAAGGAAACCTGATATTCCAGGGAGCGTCAAAGTTACATTGAATACTACAAATATAAGCAGATCAAGGAGTATGAAAACCACCAGCGCCATATCCGCTACAAAGCCTGGCAGCCTGTAGTACAAAAGCATGAACAAAAGAACAAGAGATATACCTACGGCACCTGCCGTAATACTTCTTGATAGCGCATCAGCCCCAAGTGAAGGGCCTATCGTCCTCACATTTTCAGCCTTTAATGTTACGGGAAGCGCCCCGGATTTGATAAGCGAAGCAACCCTTGTGGCTTCTTCGTTGGACTTCATGTTCGTTATTACTGCATTTCCGTCCGTTATGTGCGCCTGGACAGTAGCACTCTGCACCAGGTCTTCATCAAGATAAATGGAAATTTCCTGGTTCATGAACTTCTCTGTGGCATCCGCAAATTTGGTCTTGCCGCTGTCGTTAAGTTGGAGAGCAACCTGTGGTTGGTTATTCTCATCAAAAGATACAAATGAATTCTTAACATCTTTCCCTGTCAGTATTTCCGACTTGTCAGGGCCTACAAACCTCAAATTTCCCGT carries:
- the secF gene encoding protein translocase subunit SecF, translating into MFKIIEKTKIWFTFSILIICVGMGFLAVKGLKYGIEFGGGAVLQADLKKTINYEDISSIRQMTSKYTDDAQVSTVDSTGIVIRSGNLANEQTQKMEQLKADISKKYNIDPNTWTTESVGPSVGRELRQNAILAIVIASIAMLLYVAVRFEIRFGVAAVLALIHDILITLSVYAILQIPVNSSFIAAILTILGYSINDTIVVFDRIRENMRFMKRVSYEELADVSITQTMARSINTILTTLFTITAVYFIGVSAVKELALPLIIGIISGCYSSIFIASPIWVLWKNADKRKSLANA
- the secD gene encoding protein translocase subunit SecD; this translates as MKEKSPFIFTLLLALIIFLAYLAAFGLDFGTFRILPMGKLIKQGLDLKGGVYVVEEIQDKNIQSDTVDATIQQIKERVDKFGVVDPTIVKEGTRRIRIEIPGISDPQKALELIGKTGNLRFVGPDKSEILTGKDVKNSFVSFDENNQPQVALQLNDSGKTKFADATEKFMNQEISIYLDEDLVQSATVQAHITDGNAVITNMKSNEEATRVASLIKSGALPVTLKAENVRTIGPSLGADALSRSITAGAVGISLVLLFMLLYYRLPGFVADMALVVFILLDLLIFVVFNVTLTLPGISGFLLTIGMAVDANVLIFERIRKELKTGKTLHAALNAGFHRAMTSIIDSNVTTIIAGIVLAILGSGPVKGFAVTLITGVVASMFTAITVTKFLLGLVINIKVFDNPKYFGA